In Tautonia marina, the genomic stretch CCTCCTCGACCTTCGTCCCACGCGACCAGGACAGATCGGAGACATGAATCAGGCCATCGACGCCGCCAAGATCGACGAACGCGCCGAAGTCCTTGATCGAGCGGACCACGCCCTTGCGGATCTGGCCTTCTTGCAGCTCGGCCCAGGTCTTTTCTCGCATCTCGGCGCGTTGCTGTTCCAGCAGTTCCCGACGCGAGACGACGAGGTTCTTCTCCCTCGGGTTCGCCTCGGTCACGACCACCTGGAAGCGCTGATTGAGGTACGCTTCGGGATCGGCCACGAAGCCCAGCTCGATCTGGCTGACTGGCAGAAAGCCCCGCATGCCATCGACATCGACTTCCAGGCCCCCTTTGATCGCCTTGGTCACGCGGGCCTCGACGACCATGCCGCGCTGAACGCTTTCCCAGTCGGCGTCAACGGCGGCCCCCTTCAGGTTCAGGCGGGTCAGGCCGGCGGCGGGGTCGTAGCGATCGACCATCACCTCGATGGAATCGCCCACATTCGGCAGCGGTTTCTTGGCGCCGAACTGCGAGACGGGAATGAAGCCCTCGCTCTTGGTGCCGAGGTCCACGATGATCTCGTTTTCGCGGACCCGGACCACCCGGCCGACCTTCGGCGCCTTGGCCGGTTCCGTGCCTCGACGGCCGCCCGAAGGGGCCGAAGCCGGCGGGGCGGCTTCCGACCGAGCCCGGCGGTTGACCGAACCGGGAACCGAATCCGGATCAAACCCTTCAAGGGCCTTCTCCAGCTCGGCTTCCAGCTCGTCGTCCCAGTGGCGTTTCAGGTTCACTTCCGGCTGCACGTCCTGGCCGGTTGCGGCGTCGAGGGCGCGATCGATCTCGTCATCGAGCGGATGATGGTACGGATCCGGCTCGGGCTTGAGGCTCTGCCCGGGGCGGGGCCTCGGCGGAGTGCCGGCGGGAGGTTCGTTCAGATTGCGGATCGGTTCGTCGGACATGGCCTGACCCCGTTCGGGAGGGTCCTCGGATCGGTTGGATCGGGTCGGATCAAATCAAATCACGTCGGAATGCAAATCGGTGTGCGGATTGTGGACCACACCTGCGCGGAAGCCTCGGATTACTCGATCAGCTCCAGGGTAGCCCAGAGGCTCGGGTCCTCGCCGACCGGGAATTCTCTCCCGACGGTCAAGAACTGGTCCCCTCGGTCCGGGTCGGTGACGCGATACGAGAACCCAAGGCGCCGGTTCGTGTCCGGGTCAAATCCGTTCAGGACCGACCCGGGCAGGAAGACCTCCAGCCGGTAGCCCGATCGGGTGCGCTGGGCCGCCGATTGCACCGGCTTCAGGTCGGCCAGAGGAGCATCGACGGTCGCCCTGGGAATCTTCAGTTGGCGGACTTCCGCATCGAGCGTTTTTCCCTTGCCCGGCACGACACCGAGGTGGAACCGATGGCAGTGGCGGCTGGCCCGGTGGATGTCTCGCGTGTCTCTCGTGTCGATCCAGAGCTGCGCGCCGTCGGAATCCTCGGGGTGGGCGGGCACGTGGGTGATGGAGCCGACCTTGCCGGTCACCTCGACCGCAACGCCCAGCCCTTCGCTGTTCCAGGCGATCCGGACTTCGGCCCAGCGGGACCGTCCATCGAGCGCCCCCAGGTCCGGCAGCGTGCACGAAGGGGCCAGGTCGAGCAGCCGAGCCTTGCCCGATCGGGGAATTCCCTCGACCTTCGGGCAAGGGAGGGCGATCCGGAAGTAGAACCCTTGCGGAATGAGCGGCGCTGCGGATGGTGTGGACATCGTGGCTCGACCTCCTCTGTCGCCCTCCTCGACCCCGTTGCGTGGCGTTGCCGGATCAAGACGCGAACTCCTCAACGATCGCGAGGTTAGCCGCCCGCCTTCGAGTCGGCAACCGGCTCGGCTCGGATTTGAGCGAGCAGATTGACCATCTCGATGGCCGCCAATGCCGCTTCGCCCCCTTTATTTCCGGCTTTCAGGCCCGATCGGTTGAGCGCCTGCTCGACCGTTTCGGTGGTCAAAACGCCGAAGATCACCGGCACGCCGGTCGCCAGGCTCGCCGACATCAGGCCGCCGGCGGCCTGACCGGCGACGTGGTCGTAGTGTCCCGTCTCCCCTCGGATGACGCAGCCGAGGCAGATCACCGCCGCATAGTTGCCCGACTCGGCCATCGCCTTGGCCACGATTGGCAGCTCAAACGAGCCGGGCACCCAGGCGACGTCAATCCGATCGTCGGCCACGCCGTGCCGGATGAACGCATCGCGGCACCCAGCCAGTAGGGCCTCGGTCACCATCGCGTTGAACCGCGCGGCGACCACGGCAAAGCGGCCGGCGGGGGGGGAAAAATCGCCTTCGAAGGTGGGCATCGGTGTGTCAAACAGGTCAGGAAGGATGAAAAGGAGGGGAGCCGACCGATCATCCCGGTCGAGTCCCCCCTCCGTGTCCCGATCACCAAGGGGCGTCACATCAGGCGTGATCCACCGTCGCCAGGAAGTCGTCGTTGGACTTCGACGTTTTGATCCGAGCGACCAGTTGATCCATGGCCTCGACCGGTCCCAGATCGTTCAGCTCGCGGCGGAGTGCGTAAATCCGCTGCAATTCGTCGTCGGGGACGAGATTTTCCTCGCGACGGGTTCCGGAACGGTTCAGGTCGATCGCGGGCCAGATGCGTCGATCGACGAGCTGACGATCGAGGTACAGCTCCATGTTGCCCGTGCCTTTGAACTCCTCGAAAATCACCTCGTCCATTCGGCTGCCGGTCTCGATCAGGGCGGTGGCCAGAATCGTCAGGCTGCCCCCTTCCTCAACCTTCCGGGCCGCGCCGAAGAATCGCTTCGGCTTCTGGAGGGCCGAGGCGTCGATCCCTCCGGTCAGGACCTTGCCTGAGTGAGGGGCCTCGGTATTGTAGGCGCGAGCGAGCCGGGTGATCGAGTCGAGCAGGATCACGACGTCCCTGCCGTACTCGACCATGCGCTTGGCCTTCTCGATGACCATCTCGGCCACCTGGATGTGCCGCGAGCTTGGTTCATCGAAGGTCGAGCTGATGACCTCGGCCGTCGGGCTGTTGACGGCCCGTTCCATGTCGGTCACTTCCTCGGGCCGCTCGTCGATGAGCAGGACCATGAGGTAGGCCTCGGGGTGGTTTTTCAAGACGCTGTTGGCGATCTTCTGCAGGAGGATCGTCTTGCCCGTGCGAGGAGGGGCGACGATCAAGGCACGCTGGCCGAAGCCGATCGGCGTCATGAGGTCGACGACCCGCATGGTCGTCTCATCGGCCGTCGTCTCCAGGGCGATCTTCTTCAGCGGGTGCAGAGGGGTCAGATCGTCGAAGCTAACCTTCTCGGAGAGCTTGTCGGGATCTTCGTAGTTGATTGCCTCGACCCGGAGCAGGGCGAAATAGCGCTCGTTTTCCTTCGGAGGGCGAATTTGACCGGCCACGATCGCCCCGGTCTTCAGGCCGAAGCGGCGAATCTGGCTCGGCGAGACGTAGATGTCGTCGGGGCAAGGGAGGTAGTTGTAGTCGGGGCTCCGGAGGAATCCGAAGCCATCGGGCAGGACCTCCAGGGTCCCCTCGCCGTACATCAGGCCGTTTTGCTTGACCCGTTCCTTGAGGATCTTGAAGATCAGGTCCTGCTTCTTCAGGCCGGTGTACTCGGTCACCCCCTCGCGCTTGGCGGCGGCGATGAGCTGCGGCATGGTCATCCGTTGCAGTTCGGTCAGATGAATCTCGCCGCGCTTGATGACCTCGTAGCGGTCGTGAATCTCCGAATCGCCGAACAGGGACTCGTCGTCGGCAAACTCGGCGAGGTTGCCTTCGAGGTCGGCCTCGGCGGCCTCGGCCTTGACGAACTCGTCCAGGTCGGGGTCGAGATCGTCCTCGACCATCGACGTGGTGGAACGGTTCAGCTGCTCGGGAGCCTCATCGACATCGAGCCCCTCGCCGAAGGATCGGCCCGAGCCGTGGCCCCGGGAATCGTCGGTGTCGGCCTCGGCTCGTTGGCGTTCGGCCCGAGCCGCGCGATCACGCTGCAAGCGGTCGCGGAGGGTCGGGGCGGCGGCGCCGTCTCGATCGCGAGCGGTTTCTCGGTAGCGAACCGGTTCCCGAGTCCCCTCGCGGCGCGAGGAACTCGGCGGCCCTTCGCCTGCGGTTGAGTCGGCAGGAATCACGGTGTCTCCAGTCGTCGAAAGGTTGGCCTGGTCGGTCTGAGACGACTTGCGGGAGCGAGACGGGGAGGGATTGGGCTCCCGGCGACGGGTGTCGTTGGCCATTTGAGGACGATCTCCTGAACTACTCGGCCGGGCGGCGAGAGCCGTCGGCCGCGACAAGGTGGCGTGATCGAGTGGCGGGTCGCGTCGTCGAACCTTGAGAACATGATTCGTCCTGGTGACAGGTGCGAGCGACGTCGGTCGAGTGATGGAAAACGATTGGTTAGGTTAGGGGATACGAAGAGATTGGTGGTCGTCAGGGTTCGGCGGGTCAACGGTCGAGATTCATCGTTTCCGACGGCTGCGGCTTCGAGGACCGCCGGGCCGGCCCTGGCCCGGAGTGAACCGTCGGGGCCGAGCCGCCGGGCGTTCGGGATCGACGATCGGCTCGGCCCGATCCGTCGCAGCCCCCCGGGCGTCCGGGGCGACCGAGAACTCGGGGCGTTGGATCAAGACCCCCCAGAGGGCGTCGAGGCGGGCTGTCAGTTCCTCGGGGGTCCCATGATTGTTCAAGACGTGGTCAGAGTGTTCCCGCTTGCGGGGCAGGGGCCACTGGGCCGCCTCTCGGGCAGAGAGTTGTTCGCCCGACCAGCCCCGAGATTCCGCGATTCGAGCCCGACGGACTCGATCCGGGGCGTCGACGAAGACGATCGCGTCGCAGAGGTCATCCCATCCGGCTTCGAACAGGACCGCGGCGTCGAGGACCACCATCCGGGCTTCTCGTCGCCGACCGATGCGCCGGATGGCCTTTTCGAACGTCGATCGCATTCGGGGGTGCAAGATCGCCTCCAGGGCTCGCAGCGCGTGCGGCTCGGCAAAGACGATACGCCCCAGGGCCGACCGATCAATCTTCGGCTCCTCTCCCTCGCCGACCGACGTGTCGAGCACCTCCTCGCCGAACCGGGCAACGACGGCATTGCGCGACGGTCGCTGATCGAGCAGGGCATGGCCGATTGTGTCGGCGTCGAGCACCGCGGCCCCCCGAGCGGCCAGTTCCGAGGCCACCCGGCTCTTGCCGGCCCCGATCCCACCGACCAAGCCAACGACCGGCAACGGACCATGTTTCCACGGACCCGGCAGACGACGTTGACCGGAAGGGCGACGTGCGTAACGCGGCATGATCGTCGGACTCGTTGTTGGACCGAGGGGTTCGGTCCCACCAATCCCGTCTCGAGAACCGACAGGAACGGCGAGAGCGCGATGGAACAGGACGTTTCGGTCGGATCGCGAGGTTCGAAGACGCTCACGAGGTGGGTTCAGGAAGGAGTAAGCGGTGGCCCGCACGACGGGACAACCGGAGAGGACGGCAATGCGTGCGAAACCGATCACCGCACGCCTCATGAAAGAGACGTCATGTTCGGGGTCGCAAGGCCCCCCGAGGCTGATCCGCGTTGATCGAGTGATTCAATCGCCGCGGCAGGGCTCGCGGGCAGGAAGGGGGGCCGGGGTGGTGCGAGTGCGAGAGACCTGCGAACTCTGCGTACATATATACTCGACCTTCGGGCTTCAATCAACGGGATTCCGTCGCTTCGATCGAATTGTCACGCCATCCGCCCCTCAATCGGCCTGGCTCAGAGGGAGGACACATCCAGCCAGTTCGGGCCAGCCGCAAGATCCACCTGCAATGGCACATCCAGCGGCAGGGCCGACGCCATCGCGTCGCTCACCATCGCCGAGAGTGCCGGGAGTTCCTCGACAGGCGCTTCGAAGACAAGCTCGTCGTGGATTTGAAGCAACATTCGGGCGGCAAGCCCTTCGGAACGCAACCGCCGGTCCACCTCCAGCATCGCCCGCTTGATCAGGTCGGCCGCCGAGCCCTGAATCACCGTATTCACGGCGGTTCGCTCGGCCAGGTTCCGCACCCGGCCGGTCGTGTTCTTGATCCCGCTGATCGCACGACGGCGCCCGAGGATCGTCTCGACCCGACCCGCCACCAGGGCCCGTTCCAGGGTTTCGGTGATGAACCGATCCACCCCTTCGTACTGTTGAAAGTAGGCGTCGATGAACAGCGCCGCATCGCTTTGCGAAATCCCCAGCCGGCCCGCCAGTCCAAACGCGCTGAGGCCGTAGATCACGCCGAAATTGACGGTCTTGGCCATCCGTCGCTGGTCCTTCGTCACCTCCTCCTCGGCCACGCCGAAGATCTGCGATGCGACCACGCGGTGAATGTCCCGATTCTCGGCAAAGGCCCGCACCAGGGCCGGGTCCTTGCTGAAATGGGCCAGAATCCGCAGCTCGATTTGCGAGTAATCGGCCGTCAGCAGCGACCAACCGGGGGCTCCGGCCACGAACGCCTGACGAATCTGCCGCCCGTCCTCGGTGCGCACCGGGATATTCTGGAGGTTCGGGTCCGATGAGCTGAGCCGCCCCGTTGCGGTGACCACCTGATTGAACGAGGCGTGAATCCGGCCGTCCGGGTGGACCAGCTCGGGCAGGGCATCGAGGTACGTCCCCTTGAGCTTGTCCAGCTGCCGGTGCTGCACGATGAGCCTCGGCAACGGATGTTCGGCCGAGAGCGCTTCGAGGACCTCGGCATCGGTGCTCGGCTCGCCGCCGGGGGTCTTCTTCGTCGGCTTGAGCTTCAGGTCCTCGAACAACACCTGCCGAAGTTGCGGGGCCGACCCGATGTTGAACTCGCGGCCGGCGATCGAAAAAATCTCCGCTCGGATCGTTTCCAGCCGATCGGCAAACTCGGCCGACAGTTGCCGGAGCTTGCCCACATCAACCGCAATGCCGGCCGCCTCCATTCGCGCGAGCACGGCGATCAGCGGCCGCTCGACCTCGTCGTACAGCGTCCAGAGCCCCTCCTCGCGGACCTTCGGCGCCAGGATCGCATCGAGCCGCCAGGCGGCATCGGCGTCTTCCCCGGCGTAGGCGGCCACGCGATCAATCGCGACCGTGTCGATGGTCGTCTGGAGCTTTCCTTTACCGATCAGGCTCGAAATCGGGATCATCGAGTGGTCGAGCAACCGCCTCGCCAGCTCGTCGAGGTTGTGGTTCCGTTCGCCGCTTTCGAGCAGGTAGCTCAACACCATCGTGTCGGTCATCGACTCCGACAGTTCGATTCCGAGCTTCCCAAGGACGAGCAGGTCGTATTTCAGATTCTGGCCGATGATCTCCCGCTCCGGGTCGGTCAAGATCGGCTTCAAGGCCGCCAGGGTGGCCGTTTCGTCGAGGGTCGCGCTCCCTTCCGGACCTCGAATCGGCAGGTAGGAGGCCTCGCCCGCCTTCCAGCAGAACGACATCCCAACCAGCTCCGCCTGCAACGGATCGATCGCGGTCGTCTCGGTGTCGAAGCTAAAGCGCCGTTGCTTGCGGAGCGTAACGAGAAACGAATCGAATTTCTCGGGAGTGTCGATCACCTGATAGCCTTCGACCGGCCAGATGTCCTCCGGCCGATCCGGCTCGCTGGCGGCGATTTCGTCCAGAAAGCGATGGAATCCGCATTCAATACAAAGCGCCTTCAAGGCCGCGTGATCGATCCCGTCTCGGTGCAGATCGGCCCAGTCGAAGGTGATTGGCAAATCGGTTCGCAGCGCGATCAACTCGCGGGCCTTCCGAGCCACGTCCGCATTCTTGTACAGATTTTCCTTTCGCTTGACCCCCGAAACCTTCGGGATGTTGTCGAGCAATCCATCCAGTGATCCGAACTGCTGGAGCAACTGTGCCGCCGTCTTCGTGCCGATTCCCGGGACTCCCGGCACGTTGTCCACCGCGTCTCCGGTCAGAGAGAGCAGATCGACGACCTGATCGGGGCCGATTCCCCAGTCCTTCTGCAACCCTTCGACGTCGAGCACCTGCTGTTTGCGCAGGTTATAAATGAACACGTGATTGCCCAGGAGTTGCCTGGCGTCCTTGTCCGACGTGCAAATGAAGACGTCCATCCCGTGATCGACCCCTAGCCGGGTGATGGTGGCGATCACGTCGTCGGCCTCGGCCCCTTCGTATTCGAGGATCGGGATGCGAAAGCCCTCGAACACGCGACGGATCAAGGGGATCTGCGGTTGCAGGTCATCGGGCATGGCCGCGCGATTGGCCTTGTAGTCCTCAAACAGGTCCGAACGAAAGACCCGCCCCGGACCATCGAACGCCGCGGCCACCGAATGCGGCTTCCGGTCCCGATGCAGATTCAAGACGTCTCGCATGATGCCGAACACGGCGTTTGTCGGCTGCCCCGCCGGTCCCGTCATGGTCGGAATCGCATGGAAGACCTGATAGATGATCGAATACGCATCCAGCAAGTAGAGCGTCGGGCGGTCGTTCATCGTGATCAGGGGCAGAGGTGAAGGAAGAGGGGACGGAACCCGGTGTGGGGTTGACCAACCGAGGCCGCACGCGACGGAGGGATCGAACTTGATCGACTATCCCCCGCAACGCTCAACCTGTCAAGACGCCGATTGACCTGCGGTCCATCTCGACGCGGGGCAAGGCCTCCGACCCCGACTCGCCCCCCGTGGAACCGGGAACATCCGGCAAGGATTCTCCGACTCGACCGGCTTGCCTCTCCCGGATGGGTGGCGTCAGAACTCGGGTCCAGGAAAACCGTCCTCTCCCTCATCGCGTTCCCCGTCCGTCTTCTCGTACAATCCCCATTCCGGAACCCATCTGTCCAGCCTTTCCGACACGACGATCCTCTTTCGTCGAGGAGCCATCGCTCATGAGAACCGCGATCGTTCTGACACTCCCCTTGCTCCTCATCGCTCCCGCAATCGGCAACGACGACCCGCCGATCACGCGAGAGGCCGTTTGCCGACGGGTCGAGACCCCCCCGGTCCTCGACGGCAAGCTCGACGACCCCGCCTGGAAGGCCGCCGAGGCCGATGAGATCAACCGCTTCTCCGCCTTCTGGGTCGGCGAGGCTCGGGGGGAAGGCACCCGCTCCTGGCTTGTCTGGGACGACGACGCCCTCTACTTCGCCGCCACCATGACCGACGCCGAGCTGCGCGCCTTCGGCACCGAGCGCAACGACCGCCTCTGGCTCGGCGACGTCTTCGAGCTGTTTTTCAAGCCTTCCGAGGACGATCCGCGCTACTACGAGTTTCAGGTCAATCCCCGCTCCGTGATTCTCGAACTCCCCTTCCCGCGCCGCGGATATTCCTTCGAGGAACTCGCCGCCTTGCCCCCGCTGGGCTTCGAGGCCGTCGCCGTCGTCGATGGCACGCTCGACCAGCCTGGCGATACCGACCGCTCCTGGTCCGTCGAAGGACGCATTCCCTGGTCCCTGTTCGAGGCCACCGGCGGTCGTCCTTCCGTCGGCGACTCGTGGCGCTTCGCCCTCTGCCGCTACGACTACGGCCCCGAGGGGACCGAACCCCTTCTCATGAGTTCCGCCCCCCTCTCACAACCGAGCTTTCACCGATACGAGGATTACGGCCTGCTTCTCTTCAAGGGGCCCAACGACTGAGCCTGAGGGATCAAGCCCTCAACGCTTCTTTCGTTTCCTCGACTGAGACCGAGCCTGTTTCTGCTGCTTCTTTTTCGACTTGAGCTTCTTGAAGTCCGGGCGCTTCGCCCCGAGCGACGGATCCCAGCCGGCCCCGAAACCTTGTGATGCGAACGCAGCGTTGCGGCCCCTGCCTCGTTTCGGCTTGGGACCAAGACCCAGGTAATACTTGACCTCCGGCCAATCTCCCGCGATCGAAGGATCAATCCGATCTTGTTCGAAGGCCGCCTCGATCACCGGGGCGGCCTCGGTCGCTTCCAGATCAATGAGCGCGCTGACGACGAACCCGTTCAACTCCGGGTCGTTTTCGGGGTGCTCCGTGAGGAGGTTCGACAGGTAGGTGACCACCCGATCTCGCGCTTCGGGGTGTGCCTGGGCCACCTTGACGAACGATTCACTCACCCCGAGCCGGTTGAGGACGTTGTGCGAGTCGTCCGCGAAGTAGCGTTCACATGCCGGCAGGACGTCGGGCCCTAGAATCGACATCACCTCGGCAAATTCTTCCATCCAGAAATCATGGATATCGGCGATCTTTGCATAATTGGCCAGAAGGGGCTCGACGGCTTCGACCGCGCCGAGCTGTCCCAAAGCGCGCAAGGCGTGTTCACAGGCCCAGGCTTGAGCCTCGTCAACACCCTCCTCGTCGCACTGAAGTAAAAGCTCAGAGTCGGTCGCCATGTGAACCAGATCCGGAACATGCTCCGGCCCGATCCCCATTGCCCGGTAATCGGGCCGTTCGCCCCCCAGTTCGGTTTCGCCGAGGCGAAGCAGTTGGTCGAGCGGAGGTGGATAGCGATCGTTCATCGGTTCGTCCGGTCTCTTGCTGGTGAGCATCTGCTCGTCCAGCGATCACGCAGTCTCAAGCGATTTGCGCGTGCTCGCATTCAGAACAGCGTATGCAGCGGTGTTCCTTCCGCCAACGGATAGGGACGACGTTGCAGGTCATGGATCAGGGTTTCGTGATGAACCCCAAGACTGTGATGGAGCGTGGCGATCAGGTCGCCCGGTGTGACCGGATCGCTCGTCGGATAGGCTCCGATCGCGTCGGAGGCCCCCAACACCTGACCGCCTTGAATCCCTCCCCCGGCCAGCACGACACTGAAACAATGGGGCCAGTGATCGCGGCCTGCGTTTTTGTTGAATCGAGGAGTTCGGCCAAACTCTCCCATCAGGATGACGAGCGTTTCATCGAGCAATCCACGGTCATGCAGGTCTTCGAGCAGGGCGCTGAAGGCCGCGTCGGTCGGCGGCATCAGTTCGGTTTCCGACCAGGAAAGATGGTTCCGGTGGGTGTCGTATCCTTGCCCACCCTTGCCGCCATCGTGCCGGACCCAGTTGACGTGCACGAGCCGCACCCCGGCCTCGACCATCCGACGCGCCAGTAAGACCGACTGGCCGAACACATGCCTGCCGTAGCGATCGCGCACCGCTTCGGGTTCTGCCTCGATGTCGAAGGCCCGCCGGGCCTCGGGAGAGGAGATGAGGTCGAAGGCCGCTTGCGCATAGGCATCAAACTCAGAGACTCCCGCCGTCCGGGTAAGATGCTCGGCCGTGCCTTCCACGACGCTCAGCAATTGCCGACGCCCTCCAAACCGCTCCGCCTTCATTCCCGCGGGCGGACTGACCGCTCCGGGGTCGTAATCGAACAGGTTCGGGTCACTATTGATCCGGTACGGGTCGAACGCCGCGCCGAGAAACCCCGCATGCTGCCCCGATCGCTCCGGCCCGTTCGGTTGCATCGCTTCGGGAAGCATGACGAAGGGGGGCACGCCCGGCGTCGGGCCGAGGATCTTCGCCAGGGCCGACCCCGGATGCGGACGATCGGCGCGGCTCATGAACCCCGAGTCACGCA encodes the following:
- a CDS encoding 30S ribosomal protein S1 gives rise to the protein MSDEPIRNLNEPPAGTPPRPRPGQSLKPEPDPYHHPLDDEIDRALDAATGQDVQPEVNLKRHWDDELEAELEKALEGFDPDSVPGSVNRRARSEAAPPASAPSGGRRGTEPAKAPKVGRVVRVRENEIIVDLGTKSEGFIPVSQFGAKKPLPNVGDSIEVMVDRYDPAAGLTRLNLKGAAVDADWESVQRGMVVEARVTKAIKGGLEVDVDGMRGFLPVSQIELGFVADPEAYLNQRFQVVVTEANPREKNLVVSRRELLEQQRAEMREKTWAELQEGQIRKGVVRSIKDFGAFVDLGGVDGLIHVSDLSWSRGTKVEEVVKIGDEVEVKVLKIEKEKDRVGLGLKQLAPSPWDTVEHRFGRGQMIQGKVVKLMEFGAFVEIEPGVEGLIHISELAPGRVRRVKDIVQEGQEVEARILDIDAEAKRMSLSLKPTAKDEPAVVEEDDEGEDETPRPKKERKIPLKGGLGDRDTPLFGG
- the ribH gene encoding 6,7-dimethyl-8-ribityllumazine synthase yields the protein MPTFEGDFSPPAGRFAVVAARFNAMVTEALLAGCRDAFIRHGVADDRIDVAWVPGSFELPIVAKAMAESGNYAAVICLGCVIRGETGHYDHVAGQAAGGLMSASLATGVPVIFGVLTTETVEQALNRSGLKAGNKGGEAALAAIEMVNLLAQIRAEPVADSKAGG
- the rho gene encoding transcription termination factor Rho, yielding MVEDDLDPDLDEFVKAEAAEADLEGNLAEFADDESLFGDSEIHDRYEVIKRGEIHLTELQRMTMPQLIAAAKREGVTEYTGLKKQDLIFKILKERVKQNGLMYGEGTLEVLPDGFGFLRSPDYNYLPCPDDIYVSPSQIRRFGLKTGAIVAGQIRPPKENERYFALLRVEAINYEDPDKLSEKVSFDDLTPLHPLKKIALETTADETTMRVVDLMTPIGFGQRALIVAPPRTGKTILLQKIANSVLKNHPEAYLMVLLIDERPEEVTDMERAVNSPTAEVISSTFDEPSSRHIQVAEMVIEKAKRMVEYGRDVVILLDSITRLARAYNTEAPHSGKVLTGGIDASALQKPKRFFGAARKVEEGGSLTILATALIETGSRMDEVIFEEFKGTGNMELYLDRQLVDRRIWPAIDLNRSGTRREENLVPDDELQRIYALRRELNDLGPVEAMDQLVARIKTSKSNDDFLATVDHA
- the coaE gene encoding dephospho-CoA kinase (Dephospho-CoA kinase (CoaE) performs the final step in coenzyme A biosynthesis.), which encodes MPRYARRPSGQRRLPGPWKHGPLPVVGLVGGIGAGKSRVASELAARGAAVLDADTIGHALLDQRPSRNAVVARFGEEVLDTSVGEGEEPKIDRSALGRIVFAEPHALRALEAILHPRMRSTFEKAIRRIGRRREARMVVLDAAVLFEAGWDDLCDAIVFVDAPDRVRRARIAESRGWSGEQLSAREAAQWPLPRKREHSDHVLNNHGTPEELTARLDALWGVLIQRPEFSVAPDARGAATDRAEPIVDPERPAARPRRFTPGQGRPGGPRSRSRRKR
- the polA gene encoding DNA polymerase I; the encoded protein is MNDRPTLYLLDAYSIIYQVFHAIPTMTGPAGQPTNAVFGIMRDVLNLHRDRKPHSVAAAFDGPGRVFRSDLFEDYKANRAAMPDDLQPQIPLIRRVFEGFRIPILEYEGAEADDVIATITRLGVDHGMDVFICTSDKDARQLLGNHVFIYNLRKQQVLDVEGLQKDWGIGPDQVVDLLSLTGDAVDNVPGVPGIGTKTAAQLLQQFGSLDGLLDNIPKVSGVKRKENLYKNADVARKARELIALRTDLPITFDWADLHRDGIDHAALKALCIECGFHRFLDEIAASEPDRPEDIWPVEGYQVIDTPEKFDSFLVTLRKQRRFSFDTETTAIDPLQAELVGMSFCWKAGEASYLPIRGPEGSATLDETATLAALKPILTDPEREIIGQNLKYDLLVLGKLGIELSESMTDTMVLSYLLESGERNHNLDELARRLLDHSMIPISSLIGKGKLQTTIDTVAIDRVAAYAGEDADAAWRLDAILAPKVREEGLWTLYDEVERPLIAVLARMEAAGIAVDVGKLRQLSAEFADRLETIRAEIFSIAGREFNIGSAPQLRQVLFEDLKLKPTKKTPGGEPSTDAEVLEALSAEHPLPRLIVQHRQLDKLKGTYLDALPELVHPDGRIHASFNQVVTATGRLSSSDPNLQNIPVRTEDGRQIRQAFVAGAPGWSLLTADYSQIELRILAHFSKDPALVRAFAENRDIHRVVASQIFGVAEEEVTKDQRRMAKTVNFGVIYGLSAFGLAGRLGISQSDAALFIDAYFQQYEGVDRFITETLERALVAGRVETILGRRRAISGIKNTTGRVRNLAERTAVNTVIQGSAADLIKRAMLEVDRRLRSEGLAARMLLQIHDELVFEAPVEELPALSAMVSDAMASALPLDVPLQVDLAAGPNWLDVSSL
- a CDS encoding carbohydrate-binding family 9-like protein, with the translated sequence MRTAIVLTLPLLLIAPAIGNDDPPITREAVCRRVETPPVLDGKLDDPAWKAAEADEINRFSAFWVGEARGEGTRSWLVWDDDALYFAATMTDAELRAFGTERNDRLWLGDVFELFFKPSEDDPRYYEFQVNPRSVILELPFPRRGYSFEELAALPPLGFEAVAVVDGTLDQPGDTDRSWSVEGRIPWSLFEATGGRPSVGDSWRFALCRYDYGPEGTEPLLMSSAPLSQPSFHRYEDYGLLLFKGPND
- a CDS encoding DUF1186 domain-containing protein; the protein is MNDRYPPPLDQLLRLGETELGGERPDYRAMGIGPEHVPDLVHMATDSELLLQCDEEGVDEAQAWACEHALRALGQLGAVEAVEPLLANYAKIADIHDFWMEEFAEVMSILGPDVLPACERYFADDSHNVLNRLGVSESFVKVAQAHPEARDRVVTYLSNLLTEHPENDPELNGFVVSALIDLEATEAAPVIEAAFEQDRIDPSIAGDWPEVKYYLGLGPKPKRGRGRNAAFASQGFGAGWDPSLGAKRPDFKKLKSKKKQQKQARSQSRKRKKR
- a CDS encoding DUF1501 domain-containing protein, which codes for MIRIKAADGRLVASGPSRREAMRIGALGLGGLTLPRLLRAQDEAAGRGRKPGKARSVIILFLSGGPSHLDTFDLKPEAPEEIRGTFRPIATNVPGVMIADQMPRTARLADRFAIVRSVQHPQANHPAAAYWMMVGSPIARPVRDSGFMSRADRPHPGSALAKILGPTPGVPPFVMLPEAMQPNGPERSGQHAGFLGAAFDPYRINSDPNLFDYDPGAVSPPAGMKAERFGGRRQLLSVVEGTAEHLTRTAGVSEFDAYAQAAFDLISSPEARRAFDIEAEPEAVRDRYGRHVFGQSVLLARRMVEAGVRLVHVNWVRHDGGKGGQGYDTHRNHLSWSETELMPPTDAAFSALLEDLHDRGLLDETLVILMGEFGRTPRFNKNAGRDHWPHCFSVVLAGGGIQGGQVLGASDAIGAYPTSDPVTPGDLIATLHHSLGVHHETLIHDLQRRPYPLAEGTPLHTLF